From Nitratidesulfovibrio vulgaris str. Hildenborough, a single genomic window includes:
- a CDS encoding anthranilate synthase component II: MFLLIDNYDSFTFNLVQAFYGLGLAPVVVRNDDPALVACATRPDLDMVCISPGPSHPRNAGGCLAFLDVLPRTVPVLGVCLGHQVLGLYAGATVEVGPRIMHGKTSDITHDGAGLFAGLPQPMTVGRYHSLIVRAEEKPDLLEVTARTPEGEVMAMRYRDRPWVGVQFHPESVLTPDGVRLLGNFPAMTGGSCPRMTPHGATVRQEVTA, encoded by the coding sequence ATGTTCCTGCTCATCGATAACTACGACTCGTTCACCTTCAATCTGGTGCAGGCGTTCTACGGTCTGGGCCTCGCCCCGGTGGTGGTGCGCAACGACGACCCCGCCCTTGTGGCATGCGCGACACGGCCCGACCTCGACATGGTGTGCATCTCGCCGGGGCCAAGCCATCCGCGCAACGCCGGTGGGTGCCTCGCCTTTCTCGACGTGCTGCCCCGTACGGTGCCTGTCCTCGGCGTGTGCCTCGGGCATCAGGTTCTGGGATTGTACGCGGGGGCCACGGTGGAGGTGGGGCCGCGCATCATGCACGGCAAGACCTCGGACATCACCCATGACGGCGCGGGACTCTTCGCGGGACTGCCGCAGCCCATGACGGTGGGGCGGTACCATTCGCTCATCGTGCGGGCCGAAGAGAAGCCCGACCTTCTCGAGGTGACCGCCCGTACGCCCGAAGGCGAGGTCATGGCCATGCGCTACCGCGACAGGCCGTGGGTGGGCGTACAGTTCCATCCCGAATCGGTGCTCACGCCGGACGGTGTGCGGCTTCTGGGCAATTTCCCGGCAATGACGGGCGGCAGCTGCCCCCGCATGACGCCGCATGGTGCGACCGTGCGGCAGGAGGTGACGGCATGA
- a CDS encoding EAL domain-containing protein, which produces MKDTLIARKALTQGDVTPYFQPLVAIRTGRHAGFEALARGMAPGDPPGTGSISPLRLFGAAKTPAERLALDRLCRERAFAAFSDHHVAHPALLLFVNIDASLLDKNSVGSGHIEQCAKRWGIPPHNVVIEIIESAVPDDAALSRFCERHRQAGFLLALDDVGAGYSNLARIAALRPDVIKLDRDLVAGCDATFHRREVMRSLVALARRIGAVTVAEGVEREEEAATMIDLGVDMLQGYLMGHPQPVPAPREPIAALRRSMLLYAGMTLQRLRAEEQEHQRLLQLVRPLRLALDGQSPRRFGRILREALPHMPDMECLYVLDAFGSQTTDSVCRPCEGIPQRVVLYRPATRGTDHSLKEWFQPLRGGVDASVSQPYISAATGSLCITVGVRFNCAGGRSHILCVDATARHTGDGAAT; this is translated from the coding sequence ATGAAAGACACCCTCATCGCACGCAAGGCCCTGACACAGGGCGACGTCACACCCTACTTCCAGCCGCTTGTGGCAATACGTACGGGCCGTCATGCAGGATTCGAGGCACTGGCACGCGGCATGGCCCCCGGCGACCCGCCGGGCACCGGCAGCATCAGCCCCCTGCGCCTCTTCGGTGCGGCGAAGACCCCTGCCGAAAGACTCGCACTCGACCGTCTCTGCCGCGAGAGGGCCTTCGCGGCCTTTTCGGACCACCATGTGGCACACCCGGCCCTGCTGCTCTTCGTCAACATCGACGCGTCACTTCTCGACAAGAACTCTGTGGGTTCGGGGCACATCGAACAATGCGCCAAGCGCTGGGGCATTCCCCCGCACAACGTGGTCATCGAAATCATCGAATCGGCCGTACCCGATGACGCGGCCCTCTCACGGTTCTGCGAACGCCACAGGCAAGCGGGCTTTCTGCTGGCACTGGACGACGTAGGGGCAGGCTATTCGAATCTCGCACGCATCGCCGCCCTGCGCCCTGACGTCATCAAACTCGACCGCGACCTCGTGGCAGGCTGCGACGCCACCTTCCACAGGCGCGAGGTCATGCGCTCTCTGGTGGCGCTGGCGCGGCGCATCGGTGCCGTGACGGTGGCGGAAGGGGTCGAACGCGAAGAGGAGGCGGCGACCATGATCGACCTCGGCGTCGACATGCTTCAGGGCTACCTGATGGGACACCCGCAACCCGTTCCCGCACCACGCGAGCCCATTGCCGCACTTCGCCGTTCGATGCTCCTGTATGCAGGCATGACCCTGCAACGCCTGCGGGCCGAGGAACAGGAGCACCAGCGGCTTCTGCAACTTGTGAGACCGCTGCGCCTTGCGCTGGACGGGCAGTCGCCCCGCCGCTTCGGGCGCATCCTGCGAGAGGCCCTGCCGCACATGCCCGACATGGAATGCCTCTATGTGCTCGACGCCTTCGGCAGCCAGACCACCGACTCCGTGTGCCGCCCCTGCGAAGGCATCCCGCAGCGTGTCGTGCTCTATCGTCCCGCCACGCGCGGCACCGACCACTCGCTCAAGGAATGGTTCCAGCCCCTGCGCGGAGGTGTGGATGCCAGCGTATCGCAACCCTACATCTCGGCCGCGACAGGTAGCCTGTGCATCACCGTGGGGGTGCGCTTCAACTGTGCGGGGGGCCGCAGCCACATTCTCTGCGTCGATGCCACGGCCCGCCATACCGGAGACGGTGCCGCGACCTGA
- a CDS encoding anthranilate synthase component I family protein, with protein sequence MEMDDAKRPAGAKRRTGGEEDAGRVAGHATTQDNAHAMPSTQAGTQAGGAGAHADANPAGCPDGRIVLRQSCSLLEGDVDTPISLFLGMVGSGQGILLESAEVDGRWGRYSIIGFNFLLRLGCAAGRLEVAVRDPRLAALKELEGMPFIEGVRAVMRRLTIEPDPDFANQPPITRALYGYMGYGVAGLLEPKLAPVLRAEAAEACLALPGTVVVFDHLYNRLTMLSLTDRNGLRIDRSVLDRAPQTPEVGPTRAVPDESAYKRAVERTREMIRQGEAIQVVLSTRFQASFNGDPFTLYRRLRRINPSPYMFFMRLPGVSLLGSSPEVMVRCSKGRLQVSPIAGTRPRGVDDVEDARLAAELLDDPKERAEHVMLVDLGRNDLGRIAAPGTVQVERFMEVEKFSHVMHLTSRVTADLAEGHDALDVLTATFPAGTVSGAPKVRAMEIIAEAEGQPRGPYAGCIGWFGLDRDSVSLDTGITIRSMWVREGQVHWQAGAGIVFDSKPAAEWKECCNKAAAMRAALDGGCHVPAHR encoded by the coding sequence ATGGAGATGGACGACGCGAAAAGGCCCGCAGGCGCGAAACGGCGCACGGGCGGTGAAGAGGACGCAGGTCGTGTCGCCGGTCACGCCACGACGCAGGACAATGCTCATGCGATGCCCAGCACGCAAGCCGGCACGCAAGCCGGGGGCGCAGGTGCCCATGCGGATGCGAATCCGGCTGGATGCCCGGATGGGCGCATCGTGCTGCGGCAGTCGTGCAGCCTGCTTGAGGGCGATGTGGATACGCCCATCAGTCTGTTTCTGGGCATGGTGGGGTCGGGGCAGGGCATCCTGCTCGAGAGTGCCGAGGTGGACGGACGCTGGGGGCGTTACAGCATCATCGGCTTCAACTTCCTTCTGCGTCTCGGCTGTGCGGCAGGGCGGCTTGAGGTGGCAGTACGCGACCCGCGTCTTGCGGCACTGAAGGAGCTGGAGGGGATGCCCTTCATCGAGGGCGTGCGTGCCGTCATGCGGCGGCTGACCATCGAACCGGACCCCGACTTCGCCAACCAGCCGCCCATCACGCGAGCCCTGTACGGGTACATGGGCTACGGCGTGGCAGGTCTGCTCGAACCCAAACTCGCCCCGGTGCTACGGGCGGAAGCGGCAGAGGCGTGTCTTGCCCTGCCGGGCACGGTGGTGGTCTTCGACCATCTCTACAACCGCCTGACCATGCTCTCGCTCACCGACCGCAACGGTCTGCGCATCGACCGTTCGGTGCTCGACCGTGCGCCGCAGACGCCGGAGGTGGGGCCCACCCGCGCGGTGCCCGACGAGTCAGCCTACAAGCGCGCCGTGGAGCGCACCCGCGAGATGATCCGGCAGGGCGAGGCCATACAGGTGGTGCTCTCCACGCGGTTCCAGGCGTCCTTCAATGGCGACCCCTTCACGCTGTACCGCAGACTGCGACGCATCAACCCCTCGCCCTACATGTTCTTCATGCGCCTGCCGGGTGTCTCGCTGCTGGGTTCGTCGCCGGAGGTGATGGTGCGTTGCAGCAAGGGGCGGTTGCAGGTCAGCCCCATCGCCGGAACCCGTCCGCGCGGGGTCGATGACGTCGAAGACGCGCGCCTCGCGGCGGAATTGCTCGATGACCCCAAGGAACGCGCCGAACATGTCATGCTGGTCGACCTCGGGCGCAACGACCTCGGGCGCATCGCCGCCCCCGGTACGGTGCAGGTCGAGCGGTTCATGGAGGTGGAGAAGTTCTCGCACGTCATGCACCTCACCTCGCGGGTGACCGCAGACCTCGCAGAGGGGCACGACGCACTGGACGTGCTGACGGCCACGTTTCCGGCAGGCACGGTGAGTGGTGCCCCCAAGGTGCGCGCCATGGAAATCATCGCCGAGGCCGAAGGACAGCCGCGCGGCCCCTATGCCGGGTGCATAGGCTGGTTCGGACTCGACCGTGACAGCGTGAGTCTCGACACCGGCATCACCATCCGCAGCATGTGGGTGCGCGAGGGGCAGGTGCACTGGCAGGCGGGGGCGGGCATCGTGTTCGACTCGAAACCCGCCGCGGAATGGAAGGAGTGCTGCAACAAGGCGGCGGCCATGCGTGCCGCACTGGATGGAGGCTGTCATGTTCCTGCTCATCGATAA
- a CDS encoding 2-amino-3,7-dideoxy-D-threo-hept-6-ulosonate synthase, translating to MHIGKKIRMERLFNRTTGRSVIVPLDHGVSVGPIDGLVDMRDTVNQVAEGGADAVLMHKGLVRCGHREGGRDVGLIVHLSASTSLSPLPNAKTLTATVEDAIKHGADGVSVHVNLGDETERDMLADLGRVATIANDWGVPLLAMMYARGPRIRDQYDPQVVAHCARVGVELGADVVKVPYTGDMDTFAHVVQSCCVPVVIAGGPKLDSTRDFLQMVHDAVRAGGSGLSVGRNIFQHARPSQLVKAVRGLVHEDWDVEQAIAIVGED from the coding sequence ATGCACATAGGCAAGAAGATCAGAATGGAGCGGCTCTTCAACCGCACCACAGGGCGTTCGGTCATCGTTCCTCTCGATCATGGCGTGAGCGTCGGCCCCATCGACGGACTGGTGGACATGCGTGACACGGTCAATCAGGTAGCCGAAGGCGGCGCGGATGCTGTGCTCATGCACAAGGGCCTCGTGCGTTGCGGGCACCGCGAGGGCGGCCGCGACGTGGGCCTCATCGTACATCTCTCGGCCAGCACGTCGCTGTCGCCGTTGCCCAATGCCAAGACCCTCACCGCGACGGTCGAAGACGCCATCAAGCACGGTGCTGACGGCGTGTCGGTGCACGTCAACCTCGGTGACGAGACCGAGCGCGACATGCTCGCCGACCTCGGCCGTGTGGCCACCATCGCCAACGACTGGGGTGTGCCCCTTCTGGCCATGATGTACGCGCGCGGCCCGCGCATCCGCGACCAGTACGACCCGCAGGTGGTGGCGCATTGCGCCCGCGTGGGTGTTGAACTGGGGGCCGATGTGGTGAAGGTGCCCTACACCGGTGATATGGATACCTTCGCCCATGTGGTGCAGTCGTGCTGCGTCCCCGTGGTCATCGCAGGCGGGCCCAAGCTCGACTCCACCCGCGACTTCCTCCAGATGGTGCATGACGCCGTCCGTGCCGGGGGTTCCGGTCTTTCGGTGGGGCGCAACATCTTCCAGCATGCCCGCCCCTCGCAACTGGTCAAGGCCGTGCGCGGCCTCGTGCATGAGGACTGGGACGTGGAACAGGCCATCGCCATCGTGGGCGAGGACTAG
- a CDS encoding prephenate dehydrogenase, with protein sequence MSAVKIALVGDKGRMGRLLTSRFSAAGCEVAGVDRPLTPDTVRPAVQGADVVILCVPVEVLAEVLSIVAPLLSPKQVLADITSVKVRPMEVMQAFHAGPVVGTHPLFGPDPQDDHLPVAVTPGSSARDADVTLVEQCFRMIGCDTFRTTAQEHDRAAAMIQGLNFISSVAYLATLAHNEELLPFVTPSFRRRLDAARKMLTEDAALFEGMFEANPASQDAVRSFRSFLNIASAGDVDVLVDRARWWWRTHDDRGGARQ encoded by the coding sequence ATGAGCGCCGTGAAGATAGCCCTCGTGGGTGACAAGGGACGCATGGGGCGTCTGCTGACGTCGCGCTTCTCCGCTGCCGGGTGCGAGGTCGCCGGTGTGGACAGGCCCCTGACGCCCGACACCGTGCGCCCGGCGGTGCAGGGGGCGGATGTGGTCATCCTGTGTGTGCCCGTGGAGGTGCTGGCAGAGGTACTCTCGATTGTCGCACCGCTGCTTTCTCCCAAACAAGTGCTTGCGGACATCACGTCAGTTAAGGTACGACCAATGGAAGTGATGCAGGCGTTTCACGCCGGGCCGGTGGTGGGAACCCATCCCCTTTTCGGCCCGGACCCGCAGGACGACCATCTGCCTGTGGCTGTGACGCCCGGTTCATCCGCCCGTGACGCGGATGTAACACTCGTGGAGCAGTGTTTTCGCATGATCGGCTGTGACACCTTCCGTACCACGGCGCAAGAGCACGACCGTGCCGCCGCCATGATACAGGGGCTGAACTTCATCTCCAGCGTCGCCTATCTCGCTACGCTGGCCCACAATGAAGAGCTTCTGCCCTTCGTCACGCCCTCCTTCCGCCGCCGTCTCGACGCGGCCCGCAAGATGCTCACCGAAGACGCAGCCCTGTTCGAGGGCATGTTCGAAGCCAATCCTGCCAGTCAGGACGCCGTCCGTTCGTTCCGTTCCTTCCTGAACATCGCTTCCGCCGGCGATGTCGACGTGCTCGTCGACCGCGCACGCTGGTGGTGGCGCACGCATGATGACAGGGGAGGAGCACGCCAGTAA
- the pheA gene encoding prephenate dehydratase encodes MSAPEPVNGTPPDVAQRLQAIRVTIDGLDRDLLALLNRRAALSLEVGRIKATDPGIVFRPFREREVFDNLEAANEGPLPDEHLRAIWREIISSSRSLQRPQRVAYLGPEGTFSYFAGMEFLGRAMDYRPQPGLPDVFRAVHDRQCELGIVPLENSLQGTVGQSLDLFLQHEVFIQAELFCRISHCLLGTAAALADIDTVYSHPQPLAQCGGWLRAHLPNARIIPTESTAAAARRAAGEAGAAAIGHRSLADLLGLNVLERGIEDQPDNWTRFVVIAPAPADQQGREKTSMLFSLPDKAGALAGVLELLAREGINMKKLESRPLRGEKWQYVFFVDVECDLGTERYARLVEELRTLCHTLRILGSYPVGPHFDMAAHEALPGLPDQIGQGGL; translated from the coding sequence GTGAGCGCACCCGAACCCGTGAACGGCACACCGCCTGATGTGGCGCAACGGCTACAGGCCATCCGCGTGACCATCGACGGTCTCGACCGCGACCTGCTTGCGCTGCTCAATCGACGCGCCGCACTGAGTCTTGAGGTCGGCCGCATCAAGGCCACCGACCCCGGCATCGTCTTCCGCCCCTTCCGTGAGCGCGAGGTGTTCGACAACCTCGAAGCCGCCAATGAAGGGCCGTTGCCCGACGAACACCTGCGAGCCATCTGGCGCGAGATCATCTCCTCGTCGCGCAGCCTGCAACGCCCGCAGCGTGTGGCCTACCTCGGCCCTGAAGGCACCTTCTCGTATTTCGCAGGCATGGAGTTCCTCGGCAGGGCCATGGACTACAGGCCGCAGCCCGGTCTGCCCGACGTGTTCCGCGCCGTGCACGACCGCCAGTGCGAACTGGGCATCGTGCCGCTGGAGAACTCGTTGCAGGGTACGGTGGGGCAGAGTCTCGACCTCTTCCTGCAACACGAGGTGTTCATACAGGCCGAACTCTTCTGCCGCATCAGCCACTGCCTGCTTGGCACGGCGGCGGCACTGGCGGACATCGACACCGTGTACTCGCACCCGCAGCCGCTGGCCCAGTGCGGCGGGTGGCTGCGTGCGCACCTGCCCAACGCCCGCATCATCCCCACCGAATCCACCGCCGCGGCAGCCCGCAGGGCGGCGGGCGAGGCGGGGGCCGCCGCCATCGGTCACCGCAGCCTCGCTGACCTTCTCGGGCTCAACGTGCTGGAACGGGGTATCGAAGACCAGCCAGACAACTGGACGCGCTTCGTGGTCATCGCCCCCGCCCCTGCCGACCAGCAGGGACGCGAGAAGACCTCCATGCTCTTCTCCCTGCCAGACAAGGCAGGTGCGCTGGCTGGAGTGCTCGAACTGCTGGCCCGCGAGGGCATCAACATGAAGAAGCTCGAATCGCGTCCCTTGCGGGGCGAGAAGTGGCAGTACGTCTTCTTCGTGGACGTGGAATGCGACCTCGGCACTGAACGGTACGCCCGTCTCGTCGAAGAACTGCGCACACTGTGCCACACGTTGCGCATTCTCGGCAGCTATCCTGTGGGGCCGCATTTCGACATGGCGGCGCATGAAGCGTTGCCCGGTCTGCCCGATCAGATAGGCCAGGGAGGCCTGTGA
- a CDS encoding 3-phosphoshikimate 1-carboxyvinyltransferase has product MEPVVVTAPPSKSLSHRALIGAALAAGESTVEHVLESRDLTCTADILRAAGAHIERRAPGSYLVRGVAGTPAGGFEAPVSCDVHESGTTCRLLTAVLAAGMGRFRIHGAPRMHERPIGELTDALASLGVQIAFEARAGFPPLVIDAAGMRGGEVSIGMDESSQYLSGLLLAAPLTQGMTVNVAGKSVVSWPYVGLTLQTLEDFGIDFTVETRDAVDAPWGAVDWRSLHEAVPGLVRFRVRPGMYRAGSYRVEGDWSGASYFLAAGAVGPRPVRVEGLRVDSLQGDRALLDILTAMGADIRPGEGHVVVHPAPLHGVEVDMGHCPDLVPTVAAVAAFATGRTVVRNVAHLRIKESDRIAAPVGELRRAGVNAEERADGLVVQGGALATEPGTLFSAHGDHRMAMSLALLGLGGVDVRLDDPSCVSKSFPHFWELWEKVRA; this is encoded by the coding sequence ATGGAACCCGTAGTCGTCACCGCACCGCCGTCCAAGTCGCTCTCGCACCGCGCTCTCATCGGGGCGGCGCTGGCAGCAGGCGAGTCGACGGTGGAACATGTGCTCGAAAGCCGCGACCTGACCTGCACCGCCGACATCCTCCGGGCGGCGGGGGCGCACATCGAACGGCGCGCCCCCGGAAGCTACCTCGTACGCGGCGTGGCGGGCACCCCGGCAGGGGGCTTCGAGGCCCCCGTATCGTGCGATGTGCACGAGTCGGGCACCACCTGCCGTCTGCTCACGGCCGTGCTGGCGGCGGGCATGGGGCGTTTCCGCATCCATGGTGCTCCGCGCATGCACGAACGGCCCATCGGGGAACTCACCGACGCGCTGGCATCACTTGGCGTGCAGATAGCCTTCGAGGCGCGCGCGGGCTTTCCGCCGCTCGTCATCGACGCTGCCGGTATGCGCGGTGGCGAGGTCTCCATCGGCATGGACGAGTCGAGCCAGTATCTTTCCGGCCTGTTGCTTGCCGCGCCGCTGACGCAGGGCATGACCGTGAACGTGGCTGGCAAGAGCGTCGTGTCATGGCCCTATGTGGGGCTCACCCTCCAGACCCTCGAGGATTTCGGCATCGACTTCACCGTGGAGACGCGTGACGCCGTCGACGCCCCGTGGGGCGCGGTGGACTGGCGTAGCCTGCACGAGGCCGTGCCGGGGCTGGTGCGCTTCAGGGTACGTCCCGGCATGTACCGCGCAGGCAGCTACAGGGTGGAGGGCGACTGGTCGGGCGCAAGCTACTTTCTCGCCGCAGGTGCCGTGGGCCCTCGCCCTGTGCGCGTGGAGGGGCTGCGCGTCGACTCCCTGCAGGGCGACCGGGCGTTGCTCGACATCCTCACCGCCATGGGTGCCGACATCCGCCCCGGAGAGGGGCATGTGGTGGTGCATCCCGCCCCGTTGCATGGCGTCGAGGTGGACATGGGCCACTGCCCCGACCTTGTGCCCACGGTGGCGGCGGTGGCGGCATTCGCCACGGGGCGTACTGTCGTCCGTAACGTGGCCCACCTGCGTATCAAGGAAAGCGACCGCATCGCCGCCCCGGTGGGAGAATTGCGCAGGGCGGGCGTGAACGCCGAGGAACGCGCCGACGGGCTGGTGGTGCAGGGCGGTGCCCTCGCCACTGAACCGGGTACGCTCTTCTCCGCCCACGGCGACCATCGCATGGCCATGAGTCTTGCCCTGCTTGGGCTTGGCGGGGTGGATGTGCGCCTTGACGACCCTTCGTGTGTGAGCAAGTCGTTCCCGCATTTCTGGGAACTATGGGAGAAGGTGAGGGCATGA
- a CDS encoding DHH family phosphoesterase, protein MSYFRKLDTKLPHLLELLNREERWLIVINADPDAMASAMALRRIMIHRVADVAIARVNEITRPDNLAMIRYLRIPMVKLTPTVAAQFDRFAVVDSQPHHHPLFRDLSFSLVIDHHPLSEKNPVIADFKEIRTEYGSNSTIMTEFLYNMHIRPGQLLATALQFGIKTDTASFERAACDVDLRAYRYLSKFSNPALLSRVARSEFRLHWLDYFSKAFISMHKCGSGQYVYVGEVENPDILVVIADFFMRVHEIRWTAVCGVYQDTIVVIFRGDGVTRDLGRYASAQFSDIGSAGGHKAMARAEIPLEKAAGRNVELFIFKKLLAPRKSARPREEAKP, encoded by the coding sequence ATGTCGTATTTCCGCAAGCTGGATACGAAGCTTCCCCATCTGCTGGAGCTTCTCAACCGCGAAGAACGCTGGCTCATCGTCATCAATGCCGACCCCGATGCCATGGCGTCGGCCATGGCGCTGCGGCGCATCATGATCCATCGCGTGGCGGATGTTGCCATCGCCCGTGTCAACGAGATCACCCGCCCCGACAACCTCGCCATGATCCGCTACCTGCGCATCCCCATGGTCAAGCTCACGCCTACCGTGGCAGCGCAGTTCGACCGCTTCGCGGTGGTCGATTCGCAACCGCATCACCATCCGCTCTTCCGTGACCTCAGCTTCTCGCTCGTCATCGACCACCACCCCCTCAGCGAGAAGAACCCCGTCATCGCCGACTTCAAGGAGATACGCACCGAGTACGGCTCCAACAGCACCATCATGACGGAGTTCCTGTACAACATGCACATCAGACCGGGGCAGTTGCTGGCCACGGCGCTGCAATTCGGCATCAAGACCGACACGGCAAGCTTCGAACGCGCAGCGTGCGATGTCGACCTGCGTGCCTACCGCTATCTTTCCAAGTTCTCGAATCCGGCGCTGCTTTCGCGCGTGGCCCGCAGCGAGTTCAGACTGCACTGGCTCGACTATTTCTCGAAGGCGTTCATCTCGATGCACAAGTGCGGGTCGGGGCAGTACGTCTATGTGGGCGAGGTCGAGAATCCAGACATCCTCGTCGTCATCGCCGACTTCTTCATGCGCGTTCACGAGATTCGCTGGACGGCCGTGTGCGGTGTGTATCAGGACACCATCGTTGTCATCTTCCGTGGTGACGGCGTCACCCGCGACCTCGGGCGCTACGCTTCGGCACAATTCTCTGACATCGGTTCGGCAGGCGGGCACAAGGCCATGGCGCGTGCCGAGATCCCCCTCGAGAAGGCTGCGGGGCGCAACGTCGAGTTGTTCATCTTCAAGAAGTTGCTGGCACCGCGCAAGTCGGCGCGTCCTCGCGAGGAGGCGAAGCCGTGA
- a CDS encoding 3-dehydroquinate synthase II family protein, with product MRTILFKSVPFSKEAVTLALESGVDGIIVPEKHVAPVQALARCKVLCDDAVCTLELTAKADEEEAASRLAAGEDVVLARGWEIIPVENLLARSDRVTVEVASLDEARLAAGILERGVSTVVVLPQAVTELKAIVQELKLSQGRIDLAPAVVTAVRPVGLGHRVCVDTMSLLRTGQGMLVGNSSAFTFLVNAETEHNEYVAARPFRINAGAVHAYAVMPGDRTTYLEELRSGSEVLIVGADGATTIATVGRLKVEVRPMLLVEARVGDTVGAVFLQNAETIRLVRADGTPVSVVALREGDEVLCRTDVAGRHFGMRITEDIREA from the coding sequence ATGCGTACCATCCTTTTCAAGAGCGTCCCCTTCAGCAAGGAGGCTGTGACGCTGGCCCTCGAATCGGGCGTGGACGGCATCATCGTGCCTGAGAAACATGTGGCCCCGGTGCAGGCACTGGCCCGCTGCAAGGTGCTGTGCGACGATGCCGTCTGTACCCTCGAACTCACCGCCAAGGCGGATGAGGAGGAGGCGGCAAGCCGCCTCGCCGCCGGTGAGGACGTGGTGCTGGCACGGGGCTGGGAAATCATCCCCGTCGAGAACCTGCTGGCACGGTCGGACAGGGTGACGGTGGAGGTGGCCTCGCTGGACGAGGCACGCCTCGCTGCTGGCATCCTCGAACGTGGCGTGTCCACCGTGGTGGTGCTGCCGCAGGCCGTGACGGAACTCAAGGCCATCGTGCAGGAACTCAAACTCTCGCAAGGGCGCATCGACCTCGCCCCCGCCGTGGTCACCGCCGTGCGGCCCGTGGGCCTCGGACACCGGGTGTGCGTCGACACCATGTCGCTGCTGCGCACGGGGCAGGGCATGCTCGTGGGCAATTCCAGCGCCTTCACCTTTCTGGTCAACGCCGAGACGGAGCACAACGAATACGTTGCGGCGCGGCCCTTCCGCATCAACGCCGGGGCCGTCCATGCCTACGCCGTGATGCCGGGCGACCGTACCACCTACCTTGAAGAACTCCGTTCCGGCAGCGAGGTGCTCATCGTGGGGGCCGATGGCGCGACGACCATCGCCACCGTGGGCAGGCTCAAGGTCGAGGTGCGCCCCATGCTGCTGGTCGAGGCGCGCGTGGGCGACACCGTGGGGGCGGTCTTCCTGCAGAATGCCGAGACCATCCGCCTTGTGCGCGCTGACGGTACGCCCGTGAGCGTGGTGGCCCTGCGCGAGGGCGACGAGGTGCTGTGCCGTACCGACGTGGCGGGACGCCACTTCGGGATGCGCATCACCGAAGACATCAGGGAGGCCTAG
- the cbiR gene encoding cobamide remodeling phosphodiesterase CbiR produces MTCKRALTAYPELLSRTVAAPSWVMPGTVRDNAIFLSGEVDEVGLCFFETAACLAYGENDLPEHLADLPLGWHVHLPGDLPWCDGGAEAAVPALRLMDKVAFLGAHRAVLHPPVGFADGAARLVAFVRAWEAAGRNPEDLCLENIRGEDLTGLWRTLCDLGCKVCLDMGHVLSYGQYGLLSLPGLSGRTSMLHANAPGPAGRHLSLDTLDGAGGGVGRAMCALLPDDAVVMVEVFDWEGVRRSLPLLETWFAAQR; encoded by the coding sequence ATGACCTGCAAGCGCGCCCTTACCGCATACCCTGAGCTTCTGTCCAGAACCGTGGCGGCCCCTTCTTGGGTAATGCCTGGAACTGTTCGGGATAATGCCATCTTTCTTTCAGGTGAAGTGGACGAGGTGGGGTTGTGCTTCTTCGAGACCGCAGCGTGTCTCGCCTACGGTGAGAACGACCTTCCGGAACATCTTGCCGACCTGCCACTGGGGTGGCATGTGCACCTGCCGGGCGACCTGCCATGGTGTGACGGAGGTGCAGAAGCTGCCGTCCCTGCCCTGCGGCTCATGGACAAGGTGGCCTTCCTCGGTGCACATCGCGCCGTCCTGCATCCGCCCGTGGGCTTTGCCGACGGTGCCGCACGCCTTGTCGCCTTCGTGCGTGCGTGGGAGGCTGCCGGACGCAATCCTGAAGACCTGTGCCTCGAGAACATCCGGGGCGAAGACCTGACAGGGTTGTGGCGCACCCTGTGCGACCTCGGCTGCAAGGTATGTCTGGACATGGGCCATGTGCTGTCCTACGGTCAATATGGCCTTCTGTCCCTGCCGGGCCTCTCCGGGAGAACGTCCATGTTGCATGCCAATGCTCCGGGGCCGGCGGGAAGGCATCTGTCGCTCGATACACTCGACGGGGCGGGAGGCGGCGTGGGGCGCGCCATGTGTGCGCTGCTGCCCGACGATGCCGTGGTCATGGTCGAGGTGTTCGACTGGGAGGGGGTGCGACGGTCGCTGCCCTTGCTCGAAACATGGTTCGCCGCGCAACGCTGA